One segment of Ignavibacteria bacterium DNA contains the following:
- a CDS encoding DUF2029 domain-containing protein, with translation MIAILWAISTVVWALCCRALPRWAYGVVVIIMLALSVHRDVLSDDAYRYRWDGWVTSHGVNPYTHVPQDSTLDHLAFTTEDGIVYPDVVPYGHMHTIYPPGAQIILGSITLFSSTNELVFKLIWWAIIMVLLFVVIRSLDEHQRTLFLVAISCPVILFHGIMDMHLDMIMALLTVLSIILNSKGRPLLASGILGFAITVKFLPVLALPILLRARSWDQRLKLLGVMCAVVALVYVPFFGAGVFGSLSTFAQKWQSNSALYSLLRVFFDDGIVRIVMAGMGLAGLIKIWWMYRAQPVFAMTSSIIVILLCSPVVHPWYLIMPLLMLPFAPLRSTLVWGATICVYGIAYTNYKGDGVWLDHPIALACEFLPVVVALVIDMRRGPLLFRNEHRMNSIATS, from the coding sequence ATGATCGCCATACTCTGGGCCATTTCTACGGTGGTCTGGGCGTTGTGTTGTCGTGCTCTGCCTCGATGGGCGTACGGTGTAGTTGTGATCATCATGCTTGCCCTGTCCGTTCACCGAGATGTGCTCTCCGACGATGCCTACCGCTATCGGTGGGACGGTTGGGTTACCAGTCACGGCGTTAACCCATATACCCACGTTCCACAAGACAGCACCCTCGATCATCTTGCCTTCACTACCGAGGATGGTATTGTGTATCCAGATGTGGTTCCCTATGGACACATGCACACGATCTATCCGCCCGGAGCACAGATCATCCTTGGTTCGATCACTCTTTTCAGCTCAACAAATGAATTGGTCTTCAAGCTGATCTGGTGGGCCATCATCATGGTTCTGCTGTTCGTTGTGATACGCTCATTGGATGAACATCAGCGGACGTTGTTTCTCGTTGCTATCTCATGTCCGGTGATCTTGTTTCACGGCATTATGGACATGCACCTGGATATGATCATGGCATTGTTGACCGTGTTATCCATCATCCTCAACAGTAAAGGTCGCCCCCTCCTTGCATCAGGGATCTTGGGATTCGCGATCACCGTCAAGTTTCTTCCTGTTCTTGCACTGCCCATTCTTCTTCGCGCTCGATCATGGGATCAACGTTTGAAACTGCTTGGTGTGATGTGTGCAGTAGTGGCCTTGGTCTACGTACCATTCTTCGGTGCAGGTGTGTTTGGCTCTCTATCCACCTTTGCACAAAAGTGGCAATCGAATTCGGCCTTGTATTCTCTGCTTCGCGTGTTCTTCGATGACGGCATCGTCCGCATCGTGATGGCAGGTATGGGGCTTGCCGGACTTATCAAGATCTGGTGGATGTATCGCGCGCAACCAGTGTTTGCGATGACGTCAAGTATCATCGTCATACTGCTCTGCTCACCGGTCGTACACCCGTGGTATCTGATCATGCCGTTGTTGATGCTCCCCTTTGCACCACTACGTTCCACTCTAGTCTGGGGCGCAACCATCTGCGTCTATGGAATTGCCTACACAAACTACAAGGGCGATGGAGTGTGGTTAGACCACCCCATCGCCCTTGCATGTGAATTTCTTCCGGTTGTTGTTGCACTCGTTATCGATATGCGACGCGGACCTCTACTGTTTCGTAACGAGCACCGTATGAACAGCATTGCCACTTCGTAG
- a CDS encoding glycosyltransferase: MINGHSVAVIIPALNEESSIGYVLDEMPQEFDRIIVVDNGSTDATAAIASSKGAIVIREPQRGYGAACLRGIALLSDDPPDVVLFCDADRSDHPDDARVIVLSVCNGSAEMCIGSRVLGERERGALTPQQIFGNWLATTLIRLRWGTLYTDLGPLRAITWALLTEMAMEDRTWGWTVEMQIKAARMNSVILEVPARYRRRIGQSKISGTLIGSAKAGYKILHTIGRYAIR, translated from the coding sequence ATGATCAACGGCCATTCGGTTGCCGTGATCATTCCGGCCCTCAATGAGGAATCGTCAATAGGCTACGTCCTTGATGAAATGCCGCAAGAGTTCGACCGCATCATCGTGGTCGATAATGGATCCACAGACGCAACAGCAGCGATCGCTTCTTCAAAAGGGGCTATTGTTATCCGTGAACCACAACGGGGCTATGGTGCCGCCTGTCTTCGTGGTATCGCCCTTCTTTCGGATGACCCACCGGATGTAGTGCTGTTCTGCGACGCGGATCGCAGCGACCACCCGGATGATGCACGTGTGATAGTGTTGTCGGTCTGTAACGGCTCTGCCGAGATGTGTATCGGCTCTCGTGTCCTTGGCGAACGAGAGCGTGGCGCCCTTACACCGCAACAGATCTTTGGTAACTGGCTCGCCACAACTCTCATTCGATTGAGGTGGGGCACGCTATACACGGATCTTGGTCCGCTGCGCGCTATCACCTGGGCGCTACTCACAGAAATGGCAATGGAGGACAGGACGTGGGGCTGGACGGTTGAGATGCAGATCAAGGCTGCTCGCATGAACTCTGTGATCCTAGAGGTACCGGCTCGCTATCGCAGGCGTATCGGTCAGTCAAAGATCTCCGGGACGCTTATCGGTTCAGCAAAAGCCGGCTATAAAATCCTTCACACCATTGGCCGCTATGCTATCCGTTAG
- a CDS encoding acyl-CoA carboxylase subunit beta, with product MDAKIEQLRELKKQALLGGGQARIDAQHAKGKLTARERLDVLVDEGSFRELDMLARHRSTKFGLEKLRPLGDGVVTGVCTIHDRTVCVFSQDFTTYGGSLGEVHAEKICKLMDFAMKIGAPVIGINDSGGARIQEGVVSLGGYADIFLRNTMASGVIPQISVILGPCAGGAVYSPALTDFVFMAKGSSYMFVTGPDVVKTVTHEEVTHEELGGADTHASRSGVAHFAFDNEIETLLAVRKLMTYVPLSNREKPPVKPTNDPSDRSCEKLRRIIPANPNQPYDMKDVIRDVVDEEDFFEVHADFATNIIVGFATLDGMPVGIVANQPASLAGVLDINSSVKGARFVRFCDAFSIPLIVFEDVPGFLPGTDQEWRGIIRHGAKLLYAFCEATVPKLTVITRKAYGGAYDVMNSKHIRGDYNVAWPSAEIAVMGAKGAVEILYRKDIDKAENKEQRMQELQDQYNEEFANPYEAAERGYVDDVIEPHQTRSELIKALRTLRTKVETNPWKKHGNIPL from the coding sequence GTGGACGCGAAAATCGAACAGTTGAGAGAACTCAAGAAGCAGGCACTCCTTGGCGGAGGGCAGGCACGCATCGACGCACAGCATGCCAAGGGCAAGCTCACAGCACGAGAACGTCTCGACGTGCTTGTGGATGAAGGGTCGTTCAGGGAGTTGGACATGCTTGCCCGACACCGCTCCACAAAGTTTGGGCTGGAGAAACTCCGTCCACTCGGAGACGGTGTTGTTACCGGCGTCTGTACGATCCACGACCGCACCGTCTGCGTCTTCTCGCAGGACTTCACTACCTATGGCGGCTCACTCGGCGAAGTACACGCAGAAAAGATCTGCAAGCTCATGGACTTCGCAATGAAGATCGGTGCACCTGTTATCGGAATCAACGATTCCGGTGGTGCTCGTATTCAAGAGGGCGTTGTTTCTCTGGGTGGATATGCCGATATCTTTCTGCGCAACACCATGGCGAGTGGTGTGATCCCGCAGATCAGCGTCATCCTTGGTCCGTGTGCCGGTGGTGCTGTGTATTCTCCCGCACTCACAGACTTCGTCTTCATGGCCAAGGGATCGTCATACATGTTCGTGACGGGTCCGGACGTCGTCAAGACCGTTACACACGAAGAGGTGACGCACGAAGAACTCGGCGGCGCCGATACCCATGCCTCGCGCAGTGGAGTTGCCCACTTTGCATTCGATAACGAGATCGAGACACTTCTGGCTGTCCGAAAGCTCATGACCTACGTTCCCTTGAGCAATCGTGAGAAGCCCCCTGTGAAACCTACCAACGATCCATCCGATCGTTCGTGTGAGAAACTTCGCAGGATCATTCCGGCAAATCCGAATCAGCCGTATGACATGAAGGATGTGATCCGCGATGTTGTGGATGAAGAGGATTTCTTTGAAGTGCATGCAGACTTTGCAACCAACATCATCGTTGGTTTTGCAACACTGGACGGTATGCCGGTTGGTATCGTTGCCAATCAACCGGCATCGCTTGCCGGAGTACTCGATATCAACAGCAGTGTGAAGGGGGCTCGTTTCGTTCGATTCTGTGATGCATTCAGTATTCCGCTCATTGTCTTCGAAGACGTACCCGGATTCCTTCCCGGAACAGATCAAGAGTGGCGCGGCATCATCCGTCACGGGGCTAAGCTCCTTTATGCCTTCTGTGAGGCAACGGTACCCAAGCTTACCGTGATCACGCGCAAGGCCTATGGCGGAGCCTATGACGTGATGAATTCGAAGCACATACGCGGTGATTACAACGTTGCCTGGCCATCAGCAGAGATCGCGGTGATGGGTGCAAAGGGGGCTGTAGAGATCCTCTACCGAAAGGATATCGATAAGGCCGAGAACAAGGAGCAGCGCATGCAAGAGCTCCAAGATCAATACAACGAAGAGTTCGCCAATCCATACGAAGCAGCAGAACGCGGCTACGTGGATGACGTGATCGAGCCACATCAGACACGTTCGGAACTCATCAAGGCGCTTCGCACGCTCCGCACCAAGGTGGAGACCAATCCGTGGAAGAAACACGGGAATATCCCTTTGTGA